From Micromonospora carbonacea:
GGCAGGATGAACGCGACGCCGGTCAGGCCAGCCTCGGGCACCGACAGCGGCACCACGTCGAACGGGTCGACGCCGAGGAGCTGCCGGGCGTAGCGGGTCAGGGCCGGCCGGTCGACGCCCGTGCCCGGTGCGGTCGGCCAGGGCGGCCCGCCGGTGGTGGTGACCGTGTCGCCGACCCGCACGGTGACCGGCAGCAGCGACCCGTAGAGCCGGGCCAGCTCGGTGACGGTCGCGGTGGCGAACCACTGATCGGCGTCGCGGCGCGGGACCAGCGTCACCGTCGTCCCGATCTCCGGGCGCTGCTGGGCCGCCGGGGCGACCTCGACGGCGTACCGGCCGTCGGCGTAGCCCGTCCAGAGCACCGTCGGCTCGTCGGCGTGCCGGGTGACCACCCGGATCTCGTCGGCCACCAGGAAGCAGGAGAGCAGCCCGATGCCGAACTGGCCGAGGAACTCGTGCCGGGAGAAGCCCAGCTCGTCGCGCTTGGAGCTGCGGCCGATGGTGGCCAGCAGCTCGTGCACCTGCGCCTCGGTGAGGCCGATGCCGGTGTCGTGCACCCGCAGCGTCCCGTCGCCGGTCAGCTCGGGCGGGAAGATCCGCACCAGCGCCGGGGCGTCGGGCTCGCCCGCCCGGCGCGCGGTGATCGCGTCGACGGCGTTCTGCATCAGCTCACGGACGTAGACCCGTGGGCTGCCGTACAGGTGATGACTGAGCAGGTCGACCACACCCCGGAGGTCGACCTGGAAGGTGCGGTCCAACGCTGCTGCTCCCCGGTCCGATGCCGGCGCCCACCGTACCGGTGATCACCGACGCCCGGCTGCCCCCATTCGCCCGGAACTTGACCCTCGACCGGTGACCCGTACCGCTCCCCTTCGCCGTGGACGCCCCGACCTTCGCCCTCTCCACCCTCCTGCTCCTCTGCCTGCCGGGTTCGCCGCCCACCCCCAAGCGGCGATCTTGCACTTCCGGCCGGGCGGTTCGGCACGCTGCCCGTGCTGCGCCTGGTGCTGGCCGGGCTGGTGACCGCGCCCGTCGGGGCGACGTTGGCCGGGCTCGCCGGGCACACGTACGGGATGCCGCCCGTCGCCTGGGGGGGCCGCCTCGGTGTTCTCGGTGGCCGCCGCCGTCGGCTGGCGGACCCTGCGGGGAGTCGACCCCGGCTCCCCCCGCTGATCGGGGGACACCCGGCCGGGCGGCCCCTAGCCTGAAGCCCAGAGGGGGCGGAGCCGAATCCGGGGAAACGGCCGGGCCGTGGCCCTCGGGAACGGCCGGACGGGGGGCACCGTGGTCGACGGCGGCACGAACGAACGCCCGCTGGTGCTGGCGGGGATCCTGCTCGGCGGGGCGGGCGTCTTCGACGTGCTGGCCGGCGTCGGCGACCTCGTCGGCGACCCGTACGTCTCCATCGAGGGCGGCGCGATGTACCACTACGACGTCACCGGCTGGGCCTGGGCGAGCCTCGCCGCCGGGGTGCTGCTGGTGGTGGCGGGG
This genomic window contains:
- a CDS encoding DUF7144 family membrane protein, with the translated sequence MALGNGRTGGTVVDGGTNERPLVLAGILLGGAGVFDVLAGVGDLVGDPYVSIEGGAMYHYDVTGWAWASLAAGVLLVVAGALVPLGRRWSARLALFAVAAAVATHLLILTYHPLRVLIVLGLALAAARLVLRQRRSPTRA